A genomic window from Flavobacterium johnsoniae includes:
- a CDS encoding HAL/PAL/TAL family ammonia-lyase, whose protein sequence is MNTINEYLSLAEFEAIIFGKNKVAISDVVLNRVNESFNFLKEFSGNKVIYGVNTGFGPMAQYRIKESDQIQLQYNLIRSHSSGTGKPLNAECAKAAILARLNTLSLGNSGVHSSVVHLMAELINRDITPLIFEHGGVGASGDLVQLSHLALVLIGEGEVFYKGERRPTPEVFEIEGLKPIQVEIREGLALINGTSVMTGIGVVNVHYAQKLLDWSLKASCAINELVQAYDDHFSEELNQTKRHKGQQEIAERMRKNLSDSTLIRKREDHLYSGENTEEIFKEKVQEYYSLRCVPQILGPVLETINNVASILEDEFNSANDNPIIDVKNKHVYHGGNFHGDYISLEMDKLKIVITKLTMLAERQLNYLLNSKINEILPPFVNLGTLGFNFGMQGVQFVATSTTAENQMLSNPMYVHSIPNNNDNQDIVSMGTNAAVITSKVIENSFEVLAIELITIVQAIDYLKQKDQISSTTKKWYDDIRNIIPEFKEDQVMYPFVQKVKDYLINS, encoded by the coding sequence ATGAATACAATAAATGAATATTTAAGTTTAGCAGAATTTGAAGCCATAATTTTTGGAAAAAATAAAGTTGCCATAAGCGATGTGGTTTTAAATCGAGTAAACGAAAGTTTTAATTTCTTGAAAGAATTCTCAGGAAACAAAGTAATCTACGGAGTAAATACTGGCTTTGGTCCAATGGCTCAATATAGAATTAAAGAGTCAGATCAAATTCAGCTGCAATATAATTTAATTAGAAGCCACTCTTCTGGAACAGGAAAACCTTTAAACGCTGAGTGCGCAAAAGCAGCCATTTTAGCAAGATTAAATACACTTTCTTTAGGTAATTCTGGCGTTCATTCTTCTGTAGTTCATTTAATGGCAGAATTAATCAACAGAGATATTACGCCTTTAATTTTTGAACACGGCGGTGTTGGTGCCAGTGGAGATTTAGTTCAATTATCGCATTTAGCTTTGGTTTTAATTGGCGAAGGCGAAGTTTTTTATAAAGGGGAAAGACGCCCAACTCCAGAAGTTTTTGAAATCGAAGGTTTAAAACCAATTCAAGTAGAAATTAGAGAAGGTTTGGCATTAATCAACGGAACTTCTGTTATGACAGGAATTGGAGTTGTAAATGTGCATTATGCCCAAAAATTATTAGACTGGTCGTTAAAAGCTTCTTGTGCGATTAACGAATTAGTTCAAGCTTATGATGATCATTTCTCTGAAGAATTAAATCAAACCAAACGTCATAAAGGACAGCAGGAAATTGCAGAAAGAATGAGAAAAAATCTTTCTGACAGTACTTTAATCCGCAAAAGAGAAGACCATTTATATTCTGGTGAAAACACCGAAGAAATCTTCAAAGAAAAAGTTCAAGAATATTATTCACTAAGATGTGTTCCTCAAATTTTAGGACCAGTTTTAGAAACTATCAATAATGTCGCTTCTATTTTGGAAGACGAATTTAATTCGGCAAACGATAACCCAATCATCGACGTAAAAAACAAACACGTTTACCACGGCGGAAATTTCCACGGAGATTATATTTCGCTTGAAATGGATAAATTGAAAATCGTTATTACCAAATTAACGATGCTTGCAGAACGTCAATTGAATTATTTATTGAATTCAAAAATCAACGAAATTTTACCTCCATTCGTAAACTTAGGAACGTTAGGATTTAATTTCGGAATGCAAGGCGTTCAATTCGTTGCCACTTCAACAACTGCTGAAAATCAAATGTTATCAAATCCAATGTACGTTCATAGTATTCCAAACAACAATGACAATCAAGACATTGTAAGTATGGGAACAAACGCCGCGGTAATTACATCAAAAGTAATTGAAAACTCTTTTGAAGTTTTAGCAATCGAATTAATTACAATTGTTCAGGCGATTGATTATTTAAAACAAAAAGATCAAATTTCGTCTACAACTAAAAAATGGTATGACGATATCAGAAATATAATTCCTGAATTTAAGGAAGACCAAGTAATGTATCCTTTTGTTCAAAAAGTTAAAGATTATTTGATCAACAGTTAA
- a CDS encoding NAD(P)/FAD-dependent oxidoreductase, with translation MTKEFVDVLVIGAGPSGCVSASYLFKNNVKVKVVEKQKFPRLVVGESLIPRVMDHFAEAELFEALDAMNFEKKLGARFIRGEEICNFDFSKKFGEGWDWTWQVPRADFDNTMAQEIVRKGIDLEFESEVLEVSFEGKKSKTIVKDKDGNLKEIHANFIIDSSGYGRVLPRLLDLDTPSKLDPHSSIFTHVKDINRPEGEEGTQISFDILETEVWLWVIPFSNGNTSLGVVGPTDFINSLSENKDNAEALKNAIQKSDYYIKRFAGTEFLFEPVKLENYSRAVKRMYGDGFALTGNSSEFLDPVFSSGVAFATESGMLAAKLYLKESQGIPVDWEVEFTQYMKRGIAVFTTYVQEWYTGNLQTLFFHQPENPEVKEKICAVLAGYVWNEENSFVKKHDHVIANMAYLLNMQKEQSPE, from the coding sequence ATGACAAAGGAGTTTGTTGATGTTTTAGTGATTGGTGCAGGACCATCTGGATGTGTTTCGGCATCTTATCTGTTTAAAAACAATGTTAAAGTTAAAGTTGTAGAAAAACAAAAGTTTCCGAGACTTGTTGTTGGAGAAAGCCTTATTCCGCGTGTAATGGACCATTTTGCTGAGGCAGAATTGTTTGAGGCGCTTGATGCAATGAACTTCGAGAAAAAATTAGGAGCTCGTTTTATCAGAGGTGAAGAAATTTGCAATTTCGATTTCAGCAAAAAATTTGGAGAAGGCTGGGATTGGACTTGGCAAGTTCCAAGAGCTGATTTTGACAACACAATGGCGCAAGAAATTGTGCGAAAAGGAATTGATCTGGAATTTGAAAGCGAAGTTCTGGAAGTTTCTTTTGAAGGAAAAAAATCAAAAACGATTGTAAAAGATAAAGATGGAAATCTAAAAGAAATTCACGCCAACTTTATCATTGATTCTAGTGGATACGGACGCGTTTTACCAAGACTTTTAGATTTAGATACGCCATCAAAATTAGATCCGCATTCTTCGATTTTTACGCATGTTAAAGATATTAATAGACCAGAAGGCGAAGAAGGAACCCAGATTTCTTTTGATATTTTGGAGACTGAAGTTTGGCTTTGGGTAATTCCATTTTCTAACGGAAATACAAGTTTAGGCGTTGTTGGTCCAACAGATTTTATCAATTCGCTTTCTGAAAATAAAGACAATGCCGAGGCTTTAAAAAATGCCATTCAGAAATCGGATTATTATATTAAAAGATTTGCTGGAACAGAATTTTTGTTTGAGCCAGTTAAATTAGAAAACTATTCAAGAGCCGTAAAAAGAATGTACGGAGACGGTTTTGCTTTAACAGGAAACAGTTCAGAATTCTTAGATCCAGTTTTTTCTTCAGGAGTGGCTTTTGCAACTGAATCTGGAATGCTGGCAGCCAAATTATATTTAAAAGAATCACAAGGAATTCCTGTTGATTGGGAAGTTGAATTTACCCAATATATGAAACGCGGTATCGCCGTTTTCACAACTTATGTACAAGAATGGTACACAGGAAATTTACAAACGCTGTTTTTCCATCAGCCTGAAAATCCAGAAGTAAAAGAAAAAATATGTGCTGTTTTAGCAGGTTATGTTTGGAACGAAGAAAATTCGTTTGTCAAAAAACATGATCACGTAATTGCAAATATGGCGTATTTATTAAATATGCAAAAAGAACAAAGCCCTGAATAA
- a CDS encoding L-rhamnose mutarotase produces the protein MATQKFCLALDLKDDVELIAEYKELHENVWPEIKKSLQDAGILVLDIYCTGNRLFMIIEADADFTFEKKDAADAANEKVQEWETLMWKFQLALPWAKPGQKWILMDKIFGL, from the coding sequence ATGGCAACTCAAAAATTCTGTCTGGCTTTAGACCTAAAAGATGATGTAGAATTAATTGCAGAATACAAAGAACTGCATGAAAATGTATGGCCAGAAATTAAAAAAAGCCTTCAAGATGCTGGAATTTTAGTTCTGGATATTTACTGCACTGGAAACCGATTGTTCATGATCATTGAAGCGGATGCCGATTTTACTTTCGAAAAGAAAGATGCGGCTGATGCAGCAAACGAAAAAGTTCAGGAATGGGAAACTTTAATGTGGAAATTCCAGCTGGCTTTACCGTGGGCAAAACCGGGACAAAAATGGATTTTAATGGATAAGATTTTTGGATTGTAA
- a CDS encoding fumarylacetoacetate hydrolase family protein, protein MKLIRFGEEGKEKPGVLLNEKRYDVSSIVTDYNEAFFENDGLAKLEEALKNNPALPEVSDSIRLGSPVARPSKIICIGLNYVDHCEETGAAIPEEPIIFFKSTTSLCGPNDNLIIPKNSEKTDWEVELAFVVGKKASYVSEEDAPNYIAGYCLLNDYSERAFQIERGGQWAKGKGSDTFAPLGPIMATPDEVGDVNNLKMWLTVNGKTFQNSNTSNLIFKIPFLVHYLSQFMTLLPGDVISTGTPPGVGLGIKPDPIYIKAGDVIELGIEGLGTSKQTAVAYK, encoded by the coding sequence ATGAAACTTATTAGATTCGGAGAAGAAGGAAAGGAAAAACCAGGAGTTTTACTAAATGAAAAAAGATATGATGTTTCGTCTATTGTAACAGATTACAACGAAGCTTTTTTTGAAAATGACGGTTTAGCAAAATTAGAAGAAGCTTTAAAAAATAATCCAGCATTGCCAGAAGTTAGCGATTCAATACGTTTAGGTTCGCCAGTTGCCCGTCCTTCAAAAATTATCTGCATCGGATTAAATTATGTAGATCACTGCGAAGAAACTGGTGCTGCAATTCCAGAAGAACCAATTATTTTCTTTAAATCAACCACTTCTTTATGCGGACCAAATGACAATTTGATCATTCCAAAAAACAGTGAAAAAACAGATTGGGAAGTGGAATTGGCTTTTGTTGTGGGTAAAAAAGCAAGCTACGTTTCTGAAGAAGATGCACCAAACTATATCGCTGGATATTGCCTTTTAAATGATTACAGCGAAAGAGCATTCCAAATCGAGCGCGGCGGACAATGGGCAAAAGGAAAAGGTTCTGATACCTTCGCTCCTCTTGGTCCAATTATGGCAACTCCAGATGAAGTTGGTGATGTAAACAATCTAAAAATGTGGCTTACGGTTAACGGAAAAACGTTCCAAAACAGTAATACATCAAACTTGATTTTTAAAATTCCATTTTTGGTTCATTACTTAAGTCAGTTTATGACATTGCTTCCTGGCGATGTTATCAGTACAGGAACACCTCCGGGAGTTGGATTGGGAATCAAACCAGACCCAATTTACATTAAAGCAGGAGACGTAATCGAATTAGGAATTGAAGGTTTAGGGACAAGTAAACAAACAGCTGTAGCTTACAAATAA
- a CDS encoding SDR family NAD(P)-dependent oxidoreductase, giving the protein MFSLQNKKAIITGGGSGIGRAISVLFAKQGAEVHILELTEESAKETVEEIKSAGGNVFAHACDVSNHEQVNSTFEKIGNINILVNNAGIAHVGKVDTTSESDFDRIMNVNVKGVYNCLHASIPALRNSGGGVILNLASIACWVGIPDRFAYSTAKGAVMAMTLSVAKDYLNDKIRCNSISPARVHTPFVDGFIAKNYPGKEEEIFEKLSQSQPIGRMGKPEEIATLALFLCSDESSFITGSDYPIDGGFIKLNN; this is encoded by the coding sequence ATGTTTTCATTACAAAATAAAAAAGCAATTATCACCGGCGGTGGAAGCGGAATTGGAAGAGCGATTTCGGTTTTATTTGCTAAACAAGGAGCTGAAGTTCATATTTTAGAATTGACGGAAGAAAGCGCAAAAGAAACAGTAGAAGAAATTAAATCCGCTGGCGGAAATGTTTTTGCTCATGCCTGCGACGTTTCAAACCATGAACAAGTAAACTCAACTTTCGAGAAAATCGGAAATATCAATATTCTGGTAAACAATGCCGGAATTGCACATGTGGGAAAAGTAGATACAACATCAGAATCTGATTTTGACCGCATCATGAATGTAAACGTAAAAGGAGTTTACAACTGTCTTCACGCTTCGATTCCAGCGCTAAGAAATTCTGGCGGAGGTGTGATTTTGAACTTAGCTTCAATTGCATGCTGGGTTGGAATTCCAGATCGTTTTGCTTATTCTACTGCAAAAGGTGCAGTTATGGCAATGACTTTATCGGTTGCAAAAGATTATTTGAATGATAAAATCAGATGTAATTCTATTTCCCCTGCAAGAGTTCACACGCCTTTCGTAGATGGTTTTATCGCTAAAAATTACCCTGGAAAAGAAGAAGAAATTTTCGAAAAACTTTCTCAATCACAGCCGATTGGAAGAATGGGAAAACCAGAAGAAATCGCAACTTTAGCATTATTTTTATGCAGTGACGAATCGTCTTTCATCACAGGTTCAGATTACCCAATTGATGGTGGATTCATTAAATTGAACAACTAA
- a CDS encoding UxaA family hydrolase translates to MSENNTKKLVVKLHPDDNVLVALTDLQKGETILFENETYVLQDLIKAKHKFYMQDMKQGEEVNMYGVLVGKVQNDLTKGSLMTTENLKHAADPYAYRNASYEWNAPDVSKFENRTFKGYKRKDGRVGTANYWLFVPTVFCENRNLDVIREALHKQLGYAVTDKYNQFTHELLEGYLNGNDINDINIELNPTPKNKRVFENVDGIKFLNHQGGCGGTRQDASTLSALLASYANHPNVGGITLLSLGCQHLQVQDFVNDVKRQNPEFDKPLFIFEQQQTESEEVLITNAIKKTFEGLIEINKYERTDAPLSDLCIGVKCGGSDGFSGVSANPAVGYTSDLVIALGGKILLAEFPELCGAEQNLIDRCITEDNAKKFIDLMESYDELAHKVGSGFHMNPSPGNIKDGLITDAIKSAGAAKKGGTSPVVDVLDYTELVTKPGLSLVCTPGNDVEATTGKAASGATLILFTTGLGTPTGNPVCPVIKVATNSVLATRMKDIIDIDCGPIISGEKSIEEMGEEILEYCIKAASGEIIPKAVQLNQDDFIPWKRGVSL, encoded by the coding sequence ATGTCTGAGAATAACACAAAAAAACTGGTTGTAAAACTACATCCAGACGATAATGTATTGGTTGCCTTAACCGATCTTCAAAAAGGAGAAACCATTCTTTTTGAAAACGAAACTTACGTTTTACAAGACCTCATCAAAGCCAAACATAAATTCTACATGCAGGACATGAAGCAGGGAGAAGAAGTAAATATGTACGGTGTTTTGGTTGGAAAAGTGCAAAACGATTTGACAAAAGGAAGTTTAATGACAACCGAAAACCTTAAACATGCCGCGGATCCTTATGCGTACAGAAACGCTTCATACGAATGGAATGCGCCTGATGTTTCAAAATTCGAAAACAGAACTTTCAAAGGTTATAAAAGAAAAGACGGACGCGTTGGAACGGCAAACTACTGGCTTTTTGTTCCGACTGTTTTTTGTGAAAACAGAAATTTAGATGTTATCAGAGAAGCCTTACACAAACAATTGGGTTATGCTGTAACAGACAAATACAACCAATTTACACACGAATTACTGGAAGGTTATTTGAACGGAAATGATATTAACGATATCAATATTGAATTAAATCCAACTCCAAAAAATAAACGTGTTTTTGAAAATGTAGACGGAATTAAATTCTTAAATCACCAAGGCGGTTGTGGCGGAACACGTCAGGACGCGTCTACTTTGAGCGCTTTATTGGCTTCTTACGCTAATCATCCAAACGTGGGCGGAATTACGCTTTTGAGTTTAGGATGCCAGCATTTACAAGTTCAGGATTTTGTAAACGATGTAAAAAGACAAAACCCAGAGTTCGACAAACCATTGTTTATTTTTGAACAGCAACAGACCGAAAGCGAAGAAGTTTTGATTACAAATGCCATCAAAAAAACGTTTGAAGGTTTAATCGAAATCAATAAATACGAAAGAACAGATGCGCCTTTGAGCGATTTATGTATTGGTGTAAAATGTGGCGGAAGCGATGGTTTTAGCGGTGTTTCTGCAAATCCTGCTGTGGGTTATACTTCAGATTTAGTAATAGCGTTAGGCGGAAAAATTCTTTTGGCTGAATTCCCAGAATTATGCGGTGCGGAGCAAAATTTAATTGACAGATGCATTACGGAAGATAACGCTAAAAAATTCATAGATTTAATGGAATCTTATGATGAACTGGCACATAAAGTAGGTTCTGGTTTTCATATGAATCCATCTCCAGGAAATATCAAAGATGGTTTAATTACTGACGCCATCAAAAGCGCTGGAGCAGCCAAAAAAGGCGGAACTTCTCCTGTTGTTGATGTTTTAGATTATACCGAATTGGTTACAAAACCAGGTTTAAGTTTGGTTTGTACGCCAGGAAATGATGTAGAAGCAACAACTGGAAAAGCAGCTTCTGGTGCAACTTTAATTTTGTTTACAACTGGATTAGGAACTCCGACAGGAAACCCAGTTTGTCCTGTAATTAAAGTGGCAACAAATTCGGTTTTAGCAACTCGAATGAAAGACATTATCGATATTGACTGCGGACCAATCATTAGTGGAGAAAAATCTATTGAAGAAATGGGCGAGGAAATTTTAGAATATTGCATCAAAGCAGCAAGCGGCGAAATTATTCCGAAAGCGGTTCAATTAAACCAAGACGATTTTATTCCGTGGAAACGCGGCGTATCTTTGTAA
- a CDS encoding AraC family transcriptional regulator → MKLEQTKIASYLNTKVSVLNRIEPFFQAPFHSHPELELVYVKESFGKRIIGNSVMQFEPGDMVFLGSDIPHVWLNDEKYYQGIEDLKANSIVVYFHKDIFGPTFYELKETQKINELFFQAGKGISIIGKTNKQIAKKLEKLVAKKDFEVIVGLFEILSILSESQDKIYINDEIYSLMQKDSKEDRLSEVFQYVNKNYKKNISLEEIAAVANMTRTSFCRMFRAKTKKNFVDYLHEIRISNACKLLLETDKSMSEIAYECGYKTASNFNKLFKKVKGITPSDFKNNAKVSFATDYKD, encoded by the coding sequence ATGAAATTGGAACAAACCAAAATAGCGTCTTATCTTAACACCAAAGTTTCGGTGCTCAATCGTATTGAACCGTTTTTTCAAGCGCCGTTTCATTCGCATCCCGAATTGGAATTAGTATATGTAAAAGAGAGTTTTGGCAAACGAATTATAGGAAATTCGGTGATGCAGTTTGAACCAGGAGATATGGTTTTTTTAGGTTCTGATATTCCGCACGTTTGGCTGAATGACGAAAAATATTATCAGGGAATTGAGGATTTGAAAGCCAATTCGATTGTCGTATATTTTCATAAAGATATTTTCGGACCGACTTTTTATGAATTAAAAGAAACCCAAAAAATCAACGAACTTTTTTTTCAAGCCGGAAAAGGAATTTCGATTATTGGAAAAACGAATAAACAGATTGCTAAAAAACTAGAGAAGTTAGTTGCTAAAAAAGACTTCGAAGTTATTGTCGGACTTTTTGAGATTTTGTCTATTCTTTCTGAAAGTCAGGATAAAATTTATATCAATGATGAAATTTATTCTTTGATGCAGAAAGATTCGAAAGAAGATCGTCTTTCTGAAGTTTTTCAATATGTCAATAAAAATTATAAAAAGAATATTTCACTCGAAGAAATTGCCGCTGTCGCGAATATGACTCGAACTTCTTTCTGCAGAATGTTCAGGGCAAAAACGAAAAAGAATTTTGTAGATTATCTGCACGAAATTAGAATTTCAAATGCCTGCAAATTATTGTTAGAAACTGATAAAAGCATGTCTGAGATTGCATATGAATGCGGTTATAAAACGGCTTCGAACTTTAATAAACTCTTCAAAAAAGTTAAGGGAATTACGCCTTCAGATTTTAAAAATAATGCGAAGGTTAGTTTTGCCACAGATTATAAAGATTAA
- a CDS encoding SDR family oxidoreductase, translating into MQLSLTQKIIIVTGGAKGIGLGIVKVLAEENAIPFIVGRNENDNLKAVEELKAIGKEAHQVAADLTKPEDCKKAVEAVIAKFGRIDGLVNNAGVNDGVGLENGNYEDFAASLHKNLVHYYLMAQHALPYLKESKGAIVNIGSKTAETGQGGTSAYAASNGGRNALTREWAVELLKYSIRVNAVIVAECYTPLYETWINTFENKEEKLAAITKNIPLENRMTTAEEIANMVVFLLSEKSSHTTGQIIYVDGGYTHLDRSI; encoded by the coding sequence ATGCAGTTATCATTAACCCAAAAAATCATTATCGTTACGGGAGGCGCAAAAGGAATCGGTTTAGGAATCGTTAAGGTTCTGGCCGAAGAAAATGCCATTCCGTTTATCGTTGGACGTAACGAAAATGATAACCTAAAAGCCGTAGAAGAATTAAAAGCCATTGGAAAAGAAGCGCATCAAGTTGCCGCCGATTTGACAAAACCTGAAGACTGCAAAAAAGCCGTTGAAGCCGTTATCGCAAAATTCGGAAGAATTGACGGACTTGTAAATAATGCCGGCGTTAATGACGGTGTTGGATTAGAAAACGGAAATTATGAAGATTTCGCCGCTTCGCTTCACAAAAATTTAGTGCATTATTATTTAATGGCGCAACACGCACTTCCATATCTAAAAGAATCGAAAGGAGCCATTGTAAACATTGGTTCTAAAACTGCCGAAACTGGTCAAGGCGGAACCTCAGCTTACGCAGCTTCAAACGGTGGAAGAAATGCTTTAACCAGAGAATGGGCGGTTGAATTACTAAAATATAGCATCCGCGTAAACGCTGTAATTGTAGCAGAATGTTACACGCCACTTTACGAAACGTGGATAAATACTTTTGAAAACAAAGAAGAAAAATTGGCTGCAATCACCAAAAATATTCCTTTAGAAAACAGAATGACAACAGCAGAAGAAATCGCGAATATGGTGGTTTTTTTATTGTCTGAAAAATCAAGCCATACTACTGGACAGATTATTTATGTTGATGGTGGTTATACGCATTTAGATCGTTCTATTTAA
- a CDS encoding sodium/sugar symporter: MNQNLAFADYAVFIIYFIVVSVYGYTVYRKRKQDEQDAKAYFLAEGNLTWWAIGASLIASNISAEQFIGMSGEGFFLGIAVAAYEWLAAIALIIVAVWFIPVYLKNKIYTMPQFLKTRYNESTALIMAVFWLFLYVFVNLTSILYLGAVAINGLAGGEYLHAIMIGLAVFALFISLGGMKVVAYTDVIQVAVLIIGGLVTSYIALTTVGQYFGVGENAIAGFKVLMKEAPEHFKMIIPKPTATSSQLEIDKYLTFPGLLSYAAGIWIINLNYWGCNQYITQRALGADLQTARTGILFAGMLKLLMPLIVMLPGIAAYVLYTNGHLPQLVGGKDGAYSAVLTFLPTGLKGLSVAALTAAIVASLAGKVNSISTIYTLDIHKKYIQKEAGEKQQVNIGRLAVFAAMLLAVLFTWNDVLGIGGVGGFTYIQKYTGFISPGVFAMFFLGMFWKRTTGAAAIVGVILGFLLSVLFNEYAPALFGNDTLLYTAYPNGKGAFEIPFHICMGLSFFFTMLVMILMSFAGPKVNPKAFETEPGMFKVQPQTTVLIVITLLIIVALYVKFW; this comes from the coding sequence ATGAACCAAAACCTCGCTTTCGCAGATTATGCGGTTTTTATTATCTATTTTATCGTAGTCTCGGTCTACGGTTACACGGTTTACCGCAAACGTAAACAAGACGAACAAGATGCTAAAGCTTACTTTTTGGCTGAAGGAAATTTAACATGGTGGGCAATTGGAGCTTCTCTTATTGCTTCTAACATCTCTGCAGAACAATTCATCGGTATGAGTGGTGAAGGTTTCTTCTTAGGAATCGCTGTTGCTGCTTACGAATGGCTTGCTGCTATTGCACTTATTATTGTGGCTGTATGGTTTATTCCTGTATATCTTAAAAACAAGATTTACACTATGCCTCAGTTCTTAAAAACACGTTACAACGAATCTACTGCTTTGATTATGGCGGTTTTCTGGTTGTTTTTGTATGTTTTTGTAAACTTAACTTCGATTCTTTATTTAGGAGCTGTTGCGATTAACGGTCTTGCTGGAGGAGAATATCTTCACGCAATCATGATCGGATTGGCTGTTTTTGCTTTATTTATTTCTCTTGGAGGAATGAAAGTTGTGGCGTATACAGACGTAATTCAGGTTGCTGTATTGATTATCGGAGGTTTGGTAACTTCTTATATCGCTTTGACAACAGTTGGTCAATACTTTGGTGTTGGTGAAAATGCAATTGCTGGTTTCAAAGTTTTAATGAAAGAAGCTCCGGAGCACTTCAAAATGATTATTCCAAAACCAACTGCAACTTCTTCACAATTAGAAATCGATAAATATTTAACTTTCCCAGGATTGTTATCTTATGCTGCTGGTATCTGGATCATCAACTTAAACTACTGGGGATGTAACCAATACATTACGCAAAGAGCACTTGGAGCAGATTTACAAACAGCTCGTACAGGTATTTTATTTGCTGGTATGTTAAAATTATTAATGCCGCTTATCGTAATGCTTCCTGGAATTGCTGCTTATGTTTTATACACAAACGGACATTTACCACAATTAGTTGGAGGAAAAGATGGTGCTTATTCTGCTGTATTAACCTTCCTTCCAACTGGATTAAAAGGACTTTCTGTTGCGGCTTTAACTGCAGCAATTGTAGCTTCTTTGGCTGGAAAAGTAAACAGTATTTCTACAATTTATACATTAGATATTCATAAAAAATACATTCAAAAAGAAGCTGGTGAAAAACAACAGGTAAACATTGGTAGACTTGCCGTTTTTGCAGCAATGCTTTTAGCTGTTTTATTTACTTGGAATGACGTTTTAGGAATTGGTGGTGTTGGAGGATTCACTTACATCCAAAAATACACTGGATTTATTAGCCCTGGAGTTTTCGCAATGTTCTTTTTAGGTATGTTCTGGAAAAGAACTACTGGAGCTGCAGCAATTGTTGGGGTAATTTTAGGATTCTTATTATCTGTTTTATTCAACGAATATGCTCCTGCTTTATTTGGAAACGATACACTTTTATACACAGCTTACCCTAACGGAAAAGGAGCTTTCGAAATTCCATTCCACATTTGTATGGGATTATCATTCTTCTTCACAATGTTGGTGATGATCTTGATGAGTTTCGCTGGTCCAAAAGTAAACCCAAAAGCATTCGAGACAGAACCTGGAATGTTCAAAGTACAGCCGCAAACTACGGTTTTAATCGTAATTACATTACTGATTATTGTGGCGCTTTATGTTAAGTTCTGGTAA